The following proteins are encoded in a genomic region of bacterium:
- a CDS encoding efflux RND transporter permease subunit: protein MRKLIEFSVHHPVTMAMVLLIPIVFGIFSAFQMPVDMLPEINAPTLVVTTNYSGTGPEEMEKLITRPMEEAFSRMKDLKKVSSVTTEGKSTIIVEYDWGKDMDIAAMDVREQIDKIKNLLPSESEKPVIQRFDPNAWPIIWINLSGPQESYEVRKTAEDVFKNAIEQIPGVASVEITGGKEKEIQIQVETKKLLAYNLTLQDISQAIKIENLNMRAGKVEEGRMEFLVRTIGEFSSIDNLKKLIVSNKDNNPIYLKDVADVLSSYKDVVSYSRLNKQDSVGMLIFKESGGNTVEISDLVLKKLESIKKQLPAGMVIDIVFDQADYIRDSLKMVNESAVSGSILAVFILFLFLIDWRSTSIISLSIPISVFSTIGALYLSKITLNILSLAGLALGIGMVVDNSIVVLENTFRHINLNKENPVHATIEGTAEVAMPILSSTITTIVVFLPLAFVKGIAGEIFFDLSFSIAFSLVFSIIVSYTVVPMATAILFKRKKHAKETKREEKFFKIIRWTAGTISIVIAYLGMGYSPLTSLVIFIMCFIVFKFRLMIGTKILDLYKDFMVWLLGKRVRQAGALLTLLVFFILSLTIKPGMQFFPPGRQKLIRGDVELKPGASLNATDNIAREMEEIIHELPEVVTSAINVTPQKADITIKVDETKGRQIPEIINVLNEKSKNFPDANIKLKRMEGFRHGEESDISIKIIGEDLTRLKEIGGKLLAEIKAVPDLKDFDISIKEALPEVQVIPNRAKISDLGLNTQYIAHTLQTSIDGEVASTYWDKNDEIDIRLRLKDANKQNIDFLNTIPLTKTLLLGNVAHVVKSAGPLKIERENQVRSVSVTANLKEGLALGDTMQKLSNKNRTGFVDTFNFPPGYSWHYGGQGEEMMESFKYLMFALIESLVLIYMVMAAQFESFGHPFLIMFTMPMAFIGVTGGLLISRDKLSITAMVGIIMLAGIVVNNAILLIDYINVLRKEGMERKKATVQAGVTRMRPIFMTTLTTVLGMLPMALGIGAGVEFYKALAVVVIGGLTFSTGLTLIVIPILYNIFEAGKVKIFEGVKSLIRGE, encoded by the coding sequence ATGCGCAAACTAATTGAATTTTCGGTCCATCACCCGGTTACAATGGCGATGGTCCTTCTCATCCCGATTGTATTCGGCATTTTTTCGGCGTTCCAAATGCCGGTCGATATGCTCCCTGAAATCAACGCGCCCACGCTTGTCGTGACCACTAACTATTCCGGGACAGGCCCCGAGGAAATGGAGAAGCTTATCACGCGTCCCATGGAAGAGGCTTTCTCCAGGATGAAAGACCTTAAAAAGGTCTCATCCGTAACAACGGAAGGCAAATCGACAATAATTGTCGAGTATGACTGGGGAAAAGACATGGATATCGCGGCCATGGATGTCAGGGAACAGATTGATAAGATAAAAAACCTGCTCCCTTCAGAAAGCGAAAAACCTGTAATACAGAGGTTTGACCCTAACGCGTGGCCAATTATATGGATCAACTTGTCAGGGCCGCAGGAATCCTACGAGGTGAGAAAGACCGCCGAGGATGTGTTCAAAAACGCGATCGAGCAGATTCCAGGGGTCGCTTCGGTGGAAATTACGGGAGGCAAGGAAAAAGAAATACAAATACAGGTTGAAACAAAAAAACTTCTCGCTTATAACCTTACCCTGCAGGATATATCTCAAGCTATAAAAATAGAAAATCTAAACATGCGGGCGGGAAAGGTTGAAGAAGGGCGGATGGAGTTTCTTGTCAGGACAATAGGTGAATTCTCATCGATTGACAACCTGAAAAAGCTAATTGTCTCAAACAAGGATAACAATCCGATTTATTTAAAGGACGTCGCGGATGTTCTAAGCAGTTATAAAGATGTCGTGAGCTACTCAAGATTGAACAAGCAGGACAGCGTCGGAATGCTTATATTTAAGGAAAGCGGCGGAAACACTGTAGAAATCAGCGACCTTGTTTTGAAAAAGCTTGAAAGCATAAAAAAACAGCTCCCGGCCGGGATGGTAATCGATATTGTATTTGACCAGGCGGATTATATCCGCGATTCTTTGAAAATGGTCAATGAAAGCGCCGTTTCAGGTTCCATTCTTGCCGTGTTTATTCTTTTCCTGTTTCTTATCGACTGGAGAAGCACATCAATCATATCATTATCAATCCCCATATCCGTGTTTTCAACAATCGGGGCGCTTTATCTTTCCAAAATAACCTTGAACATATTAAGCCTCGCGGGATTGGCCCTCGGTATCGGTATGGTGGTTGACAATTCCATTGTTGTCCTTGAAAACACATTCAGGCATATTAATTTAAACAAAGAGAATCCCGTGCATGCCACGATAGAAGGCACGGCTGAAGTCGCGATGCCGATACTTTCTTCAACAATTACCACTATCGTTGTGTTCCTGCCTCTCGCGTTTGTCAAAGGGATCGCCGGGGAGATATTTTTTGACCTGTCATTTTCAATCGCTTTTTCACTGGTTTTTTCGATTATAGTTTCATATACCGTTGTCCCCATGGCAACCGCGATCCTTTTTAAACGCAAAAAACACGCTAAGGAAACAAAACGCGAAGAAAAATTTTTTAAAATAATCCGCTGGACCGCCGGGACAATTTCCATAGTTATAGCGTATTTGGGTATGGGTTACAGCCCGTTAACATCCCTTGTTATTTTTATCATGTGTTTTATTGTGTTTAAATTCCGGCTTATGATAGGAACTAAAATTCTTGATCTTTACAAGGATTTTATGGTCTGGCTCCTTGGTAAACGGGTCCGGCAGGCGGGCGCGCTTTTAACTTTACTGGTATTTTTTATCCTAAGCCTTACGATAAAGCCCGGCATGCAGTTTTTCCCGCCGGGAAGGCAGAAACTTATAAGGGGTGATGTTGAGCTTAAACCCGGCGCGAGTTTAAACGCGACTGACAACATAGCGAGAGAAATGGAAGAAATAATCCATGAACTTCCTGAAGTAGTCACTTCGGCGATAAATGTCACACCTCAAAAAGCGGACATAACAATAAAAGTGGATGAAACAAAAGGAAGGCAAATCCCCGAGATAATCAATGTCCTGAATGAAAAATCCAAAAATTTTCCGGACGCGAATATAAAACTCAAAAGAATGGAAGGTTTCCGCCATGGCGAGGAAAGTGATATAAGCATTAAAATCATCGGAGAGGATTTAACCAGGCTCAAAGAAATCGGCGGGAAATTGCTGGCAGAAATAAAGGCGGTCCCTGACCTTAAGGACTTTGACATTTCCATTAAAGAAGCTTTGCCTGAAGTCCAGGTAATACCGAACCGGGCCAAAATATCAGACCTCGGCCTTAACACTCAATATATCGCGCACACCTTACAGACAAGTATCGACGGCGAAGTCGCTTCAACTTACTGGGACAAAAATGATGAGATAGACATACGCCTGAGGCTAAAAGACGCGAATAAACAAAATATCGACTTTTTAAACACTATACCTTTGACTAAAACCCTTCTGCTCGGCAATGTGGCGCATGTAGTAAAAAGCGCGGGCCCGTTGAAAATCGAACGTGAAAACCAGGTGAGGAGCGTGTCTGTGACGGCAAATTTGAAGGAAGGCCTCGCCCTCGGCGATACAATGCAAAAATTAAGTAATAAAAACCGGACGGGTTTTGTCGACACGTTTAATTTTCCTCCCGGTTACTCATGGCATTATGGCGGCCAGGGCGAAGAGATGATGGAATCGTTCAAGTATCTCATGTTCGCGCTTATAGAATCCTTAGTCCTTATTTATATGGTAATGGCGGCGCAGTTTGAGTCTTTCGGGCACCCGTTTTTAATCATGTTTACCATGCCGATGGCGTTTATAGGGGTTACCGGCGGCCTTCTAATTTCAAGGGACAAATTAAGCATTACGGCGATGGTCGGTATCATAATGCTCGCCGGTATCGTGGTCAACAACGCGATACTTCTTATTGATTATATAAATGTTTTGCGGAAAGAAGGCATGGAGCGCAAGAAAGCGACGGTCCAGGCAGGAGTTACAAGAATGCGGCCCATATTCATGACCACCCTGACAACCGTTCTCGGTATGCTTCCGATGGCCCTCGGTATCGGCGCGGGCGTGGAATTCTACAAGGCGCTGGCGGTCGTTGTCATCGGCGGATTAACGTTTTCAACAGGATTAACGCTTATTGTAATTCCGATCCTGTATAATATTTTCGAGGCAGGGAAGGTTAAGATATTTGAAGGAGTGAAGAGTTTGATAAGAGGTGAGTAG
- a CDS encoding AbrB/MazE/SpoVT family DNA-binding domain-containing protein has protein sequence MTITKLKIKNQVTIPNEIVNKLHLKLNELFAVDVEENYIKLTPVEIEPRYTPEELTNIDRIVDSEKAEAKVLKPGKEFSEYIKRATK, from the coding sequence ATGACTATTACAAAATTGAAAATAAAAAATCAGGTAACTATTCCAAATGAAATAGTGAACAAATTGCATTTAAAATTGAATGAATTGTTCGCGGTGGATGTTGAGGAGAATTATATAAAACTTACGCCTGTAGAAATTGAACCCCGCTACACGCCCGAAGAATTAACTAATATAGATCGTATTGTAGATAGTGAAAAGGCGGAGGCAAAGGTGTTAAAACCGGGGAAAGAGTTTTCGGAATATATAAAAAGGGCAACTAAGTGA
- a CDS encoding type II toxin-antitoxin system HicA family toxin, giving the protein MKRLELLKYLRENGCVFIREGGSHSWWGNPKLNKRSSVPRHNEINDNLARKICKDLGIPRIK; this is encoded by the coding sequence ATGAAACGGCTTGAATTATTGAAGTATCTTAGGGAAAATGGCTGTGTTTTTATCAGAGAAGGTGGAAGCCATTCGTGGTGGGGAAATCCAAAATTGAATAAACGTTCATCAGTTCCCAGACATAATGAAATAAATGACAATCTTGCAAGAAAAATTTGCAAAGATCTTGGGATACCAAGAATAAAATAG
- a CDS encoding type II toxin-antitoxin system HicB family antitoxin: MVMQYTAVIKKEGDWWIGWIEEIQGVNCQEKTKEDLLKSLKITLKEAIDMNKQEAIREASTNYIEASILI, translated from the coding sequence ATAGTTATGCAATATACAGCAGTTATTAAAAAAGAAGGTGATTGGTGGATAGGCTGGATCGAAGAAATCCAAGGTGTTAATTGCCAAGAAAAAACCAAAGAAGACTTGTTAAAAAGCCTTAAAATTACTTTAAAAGAAGCTATTGATATGAATAAACAAGAAGCAATTCGCGAAGCAAGCACTAATTATATTGAGGCGTCTATTCTTATATGA
- a CDS encoding radical SAM protein encodes MKVLLIQPRKGQKSIGGEDFHMFEPLALEYLAAGIENEHDVKILDMRIENKLESYINTFKPDVIRISAYTVHVNTTKSLCEKIKNINPDIFTVVGGHHATVMPEDFLTPYIDLVVMGEGVLPFKEIMSMLSQKKEIDRIPGTAYMKDGKPVINAKNEFKDLDSVPFPNRKYSQKYRKHYYSEWLKPLASMRTSKGCNFRCKFCALWKVAETNYLVRTPEKILEELATIGEKNVYFADDESLLDVERMMTVANLIIKSGIKKNFFFYGRSDTIVRHPDLLAKWKEAGLKRLFVGLEFFRDSDLKFIKKGSTVQINIEAVKILNQLGIEIFPSFIIRQEFDENDFRELKEFCLKLDFNFIGFCVLTPFPGTDYYNEVKDKLITTNYDYSDLFHTLLPTKLPIKEFYEEYISLFNNSRSKAKQIEFMRKYPLREWPSLFKIYYNFNNQLKNLWRDYE; translated from the coding sequence ATGAAAGTCCTTTTAATCCAGCCCAGGAAAGGGCAAAAATCGATCGGCGGCGAGGATTTCCATATGTTCGAGCCGCTCGCGCTTGAATATCTCGCCGCGGGAATTGAAAACGAACATGATGTAAAAATCCTTGATATGCGCATTGAAAATAAACTTGAATCTTATATAAACACCTTCAAGCCTGATGTTATCAGGATCTCCGCCTACACAGTCCATGTTAATACAACTAAAAGTTTATGTGAAAAAATAAAAAATATCAATCCGGATATTTTTACAGTTGTCGGTGGTCACCACGCGACAGTAATGCCGGAAGATTTTTTAACGCCATACATTGACCTTGTCGTAATGGGGGAAGGCGTCCTTCCATTTAAAGAAATAATGTCCATGCTCTCACAGAAAAAAGAGATTGATAGAATCCCCGGGACCGCTTATATGAAAGATGGGAAACCGGTAATTAACGCTAAGAATGAATTTAAAGACCTTGATTCTGTTCCATTTCCAAACAGGAAATATTCCCAAAAATATCGAAAACATTATTACAGCGAATGGCTGAAGCCGCTCGCGTCAATGCGGACCTCCAAAGGATGTAATTTCAGGTGTAAATTCTGCGCGTTATGGAAGGTCGCGGAAACAAATTATCTGGTAAGAACACCGGAAAAAATCCTTGAAGAACTCGCGACTATTGGAGAGAAAAACGTTTATTTTGCGGACGATGAATCGCTCCTCGACGTGGAACGGATGATGACCGTCGCGAATCTCATAATAAAATCCGGTATAAAGAAAAATTTTTTCTTTTACGGAAGAAGCGACACCATAGTGAGGCACCCCGATTTACTGGCAAAATGGAAGGAAGCGGGGCTTAAACGGCTTTTCGTCGGGCTCGAATTTTTCAGGGATTCGGATCTTAAATTTATTAAAAAAGGTTCAACCGTCCAGATTAATATTGAAGCCGTTAAAATACTCAACCAACTTGGCATCGAAATATTCCCTTCATTCATAATAAGGCAGGAATTTGACGAAAATGATTTTAGAGAGCTGAAAGAATTCTGCCTCAAACTCGATTTTAATTTTATCGGTTTTTGCGTCTTAACACCTTTCCCCGGAACGGATTATTATAATGAGGTTAAGGATAAACTTATCACAACAAACTATGATTATTCCGACCTGTTCCATACATTGCTTCCGACAAAACTGCCCATTAAAGAATTTTATGAGGAGTATATTTCACTTTTCAATAATTCAAGGTCAAAAGCAAAACAGATCGAATTCATGAGAAAATACCCGCTCCGCGAATGGCCGTCACTCTTCAAGATATATTACAATTTCAACAACCAATTGAAGAATTTGTGGAGGGATTACGAATAA
- a CDS encoding transposase, translating to MLGGIENKKMQLNECGEIIEKCWKELPKRFSQIQLEQFIIMPNHIHAIIVINDFNVGVGLALPSDTTPMVMSETSEGKASLAPTITNKYKANNEKRKTIGDVVRVLKSISAIKINKYLNRLGVPVWQRNYYEHIIRNEAELYKIVEYIINNPINWQDDENYV from the coding sequence TTGTTAGGTGGAATTGAAAATAAAAAAATGCAATTAAACGAATGTGGGGAAATTATCGAGAAATGCTGGAAGGAATTGCCGAAACGATTTTCCCAAATACAATTAGAACAATTTATTATAATGCCGAATCACATACATGCAATTATAGTGATCAATGATTTTAATGTAGGGGTAGGGCTTGCCCTACCCTCTGATACAACACCAATGGTTATGTCAGAAACGTCAGAGGGCAAGGCAAGCCTTGCCCCTACAATTACTAACAAATATAAAGCGAATAATGAAAAACGGAAAACAATCGGTGATGTTGTTCGTGTCTTAAAATCAATTTCAGCTATCAAAATTAATAAATATTTAAATCGGTTAGGGGTACCCGTTTGGCAGCGTAATTATTATGAGCATATAATACGAAACGAAGCAGAATTGTATAAAATTGTGGAATACATAATTAACAATCCTATCAATTGGCAGGATGATGAAAATTATGTTTAA
- a CDS encoding HipA domain-containing protein: MNCLICGESFKEKGNYHKSCLKKVFDTDETPEIDLKLSDINIEAQKMAGKLSISGVQPKVSVRLNKEKNKIEAAAEGGEYILKPQSQTFYNLPENEWTCTILARKMEIDVPSFALIKLKDESLAYIVKRFDRSRGDKIHVEDFGQILEKKDKYKGSYEEIGKKLKTISEIPGLDVQLLFERILFYYIIGNGDAHLKNFSIRYEDNGLIRLAPAYDIVSSKILIKDEEDFALTLNGKKNNIKKTDFYSFNGYLGINKKYTDEVFKKYINSEALLGGIVNINNDISSKLGKIIKERVNNFNKG, translated from the coding sequence ATGAACTGCCTTATTTGCGGAGAATCATTTAAAGAAAAAGGTAATTATCATAAAAGTTGTCTAAAAAAGGTTTTTGATACAGATGAAACGCCGGAAATAGATTTAAAGCTTTCAGATATTAACATCGAGGCGCAGAAAATGGCAGGTAAACTTTCCATATCCGGTGTACAGCCAAAAGTATCCGTCAGGCTTAATAAGGAAAAAAATAAAATAGAAGCGGCCGCGGAAGGCGGCGAATATATTTTAAAACCGCAGTCCCAAACATTTTATAATTTGCCTGAAAATGAGTGGACCTGTACAATTCTCGCGCGAAAAATGGAAATTGATGTCCCCTCTTTCGCGTTAATAAAACTAAAAGACGAGAGTTTGGCGTATATCGTTAAGCGATTTGACAGGAGCCGCGGAGATAAAATACATGTTGAGGATTTTGGGCAGATATTAGAAAAAAAAGACAAATATAAAGGCTCTTATGAAGAAATAGGGAAAAAGCTGAAAACAATATCGGAAATCCCGGGATTGGATGTTCAATTGTTATTTGAAAGAATACTATTTTATTACATAATTGGCAACGGAGACGCTCACTTGAAAAATTTTTCTATACGCTATGAAGATAACGGACTGATAAGGCTCGCGCCCGCGTATGATATTGTGTCGTCGAAAATTCTGATAAAGGATGAGGAGGATTTCGCGTTGACGCTCAACGGAAAGAAAAACAATATCAAAAAAACCGATTTTTATTCATTCAACGGGTACCTGGGCATTAACAAAAAATATACGGATGAAGTTTTTAAGAAATATATAAATTCTGAAGCATTACTGGGCGGTATTGTAAATATTAATAATGATATTTCATCAAAGCTGGGAAAAATAATAAAAGAAAGAGTAAATAATTTTAACAAGGGGTAA
- a CDS encoding HipA N-terminal domain-containing protein, with translation MKENKRKARIYFKQQIAGLLEETESGYKFIYNIDFIKNKIPISISLPVRKEPFESRELFPFFEGLLPEGWYLDIVSKSLKIDKNDKFGLLLATCKDTIGAIKVMEKK, from the coding sequence ATGAAAGAAAATAAAAGAAAAGCAAGAATTTATTTTAAACAGCAAATAGCCGGACTATTGGAAGAAACAGAAAGCGGATATAAATTTATTTATAATATCGATTTCATTAAAAACAAAATTCCCATTTCCATATCGTTGCCAGTAAGAAAAGAACCGTTTGAAAGCCGCGAACTATTTCCATTTTTTGAGGGGTTATTGCCTGAAGGCTGGTATCTCGACATCGTAAGCAAATCGTTAAAGATTGACAAAAACGACAAATTTGGTTTACTGCTTGCCACCTGCAAAGACACCATAGGCGCGATAAAAGTTATGGAGAAAAAATGA
- a CDS encoding helix-turn-helix transcriptional regulator encodes MDIGLKIKELRKKSGLTQVNFAIRAGVGLRFVRDLEQGKKTIRMDKLNQLLEYFGYHLEAIRNERK; translated from the coding sequence ATGGATATAGGATTAAAAATAAAAGAATTACGAAAAAAATCCGGGTTAACACAGGTCAATTTTGCCATAAGGGCGGGAGTTGGATTGAGATTTGTAAGAGACCTTGAACAAGGGAAAAAGACAATCAGAATGGACAAACTTAATCAATTGCTGGAATATTTCGGGTATCATTTAGAGGCAATCAGAAATGAAAGAAAATAA
- a CDS encoding PIN domain-containing protein, producing the protein MVIIDTGPIVSLFDESEPYHNACKNTLKEIKSSLITSWAVLTESFYLLDDWQKGRNELWNFIIAGGVKIHDITPSYYVRMKELMKKYSDNPMDLADATLIVTAEAYKIKTIFTLDRKDFSTYRPAHCTHFEIIPFKTNT; encoded by the coding sequence ATGGTCATTATAGATACTGGCCCGATTGTTTCTCTCTTTGACGAATCTGAACCTTATCATAATGCCTGCAAAAATACCCTAAAAGAAATCAAATCTTCTCTTATAACTTCATGGGCGGTACTAACAGAATCCTTTTATTTGCTCGATGACTGGCAAAAAGGCAGGAACGAACTTTGGAATTTTATAATAGCCGGAGGGGTTAAAATTCACGATATCACCCCTTCTTATTATGTGCGGATGAAAGAGCTGATGAAAAAATATTCCGACAACCCGATGGATCTGGCTGACGCGACACTTATCGTAACAGCCGAGGCCTATAAAATAAAAACAATTTTCACGCTTGATAGGAAGGATTTTTCCACATATCGTCCAGCGCATTGCACCCATTTCGAAATAATACCGTTCAAAACAAACACTTAA
- a CDS encoding CopG family transcriptional regulator produces the protein MPSSTRLDKETEEFLNRAAQRSAVTKSEIVRIALREYCKKVIENKVTSWEIYFSVHEPGGSNYGKRVSDGKKTLKKKSEAGRKKWSL, from the coding sequence ATGCCATCGAGCACAAGACTGGATAAAGAAACAGAAGAATTTTTAAACCGGGCGGCTCAGCGTTCGGCCGTTACAAAATCGGAAATTGTCAGGATAGCCCTTAGAGAATACTGCAAAAAGGTTATTGAAAATAAAGTTACTTCCTGGGAAATTTATTTTTCAGTACATGAACCGGGAGGAAGTAATTACGGCAAACGTGTTTCAGACGGCAAAAAGACATTAAAGAAAAAATCAGAGGCGGGGCGTAAAAAATGGTCATTATAG
- a CDS encoding tetratricopeptide repeat protein has protein sequence MFSKRIYFFQIVLILSLLFLNHSQGFAETIPGTVKSETPGEKNEESVKEQKKEENIGDKEEYIRKRTVVVKDYMITGLFEKAIDVYNEILNVDPENKEAIEGIIDAYNRLAGSYMEKKNYSDAIKALKKLLNIKPENAEILFKLGMAYFSMPGNYWYKDAEDVFKKVVSIGSKDGLIGESHFYLAQIYFAQKKNEDAKTEIESAIKNNRDNPEYHSWASKIYMSLGLLDKSEHEIRQAIELNPENEEYRKMFQEIKRDSRELAASFEAAEDAIYEAPMSVKGSSSSTKRLRASPFYSSEAEGAFSMYKKDEVPVAPAAMEPKKEEKIKEIYLSGSGLKAGYSNDNKQFNYFIDYLNKFAHLQHYPINISERIILTVKDINGNSLPNAEINIFSNNNLISKGQTYSDGSFMFFPSEHAGNISKYKTVINYVQTKKEITIERAGKREIEVKLDYQKSASENVPIDILFIFDVTGSMKEEIDRLKSSIELIKLNIASISSKPEVRFGMVLFRDRRDEFVTKIIPLTKDLNIFQEELNKVKTAGGGDGPEDLQSALKDSIQQIDWNKNGIRLSFIVTDAPPHLDYGQTYTYVNAAKDAKDKGIKIYSVGTGGLDPMGEYILRQLSQYTSAKYIFLTYGEKGESEGGMPGSVSHHTGSNYETDKLEAIIIKIAKEELSNFTDQPVEEGEDYFIANKIESEKKEETLKKLFDMAASQLIDYSSYTIDDNTPAAVLSISTKETAQNKNAEYFTEQLMLSLTKKRKFKMVERKDLQNAVKEMELSMAGFMDEKNAVKVGNMIGAKMLVYGDMYIKDDNFELFLKLMRVETGEILSVTKSKINMGLGL, from the coding sequence ATGTTCTCCAAGAGAATATATTTTTTCCAGATCGTTCTTATACTTTCATTGTTATTTTTGAATCATTCACAAGGCTTTGCTGAAACAATTCCCGGGACCGTCAAAAGCGAAACACCCGGGGAGAAAAATGAAGAATCAGTAAAAGAGCAAAAAAAAGAAGAGAATATAGGAGACAAAGAGGAATACATCAGGAAAAGGACTGTGGTGGTAAAAGATTATATGATAACCGGGCTATTTGAAAAGGCCATTGATGTTTATAATGAAATATTGAATGTTGATCCCGAAAACAAGGAGGCAATAGAGGGAATTATCGATGCCTATAACCGTTTAGCGGGGTCTTATATGGAAAAGAAAAATTACAGTGACGCGATAAAGGCTTTAAAAAAACTTCTGAATATTAAGCCGGAAAATGCAGAAATATTATTTAAACTGGGTATGGCTTATTTTTCAATGCCCGGAAATTATTGGTATAAAGACGCTGAAGATGTATTTAAAAAAGTGGTTTCCATCGGAAGCAAGGACGGCCTTATTGGAGAAAGCCATTTCTACCTGGCCCAAATTTATTTTGCGCAAAAGAAAAATGAGGATGCAAAAACAGAAATAGAATCAGCCATAAAAAATAACCGGGATAACCCGGAATATCATTCATGGGCGTCAAAGATATACATGTCCCTTGGTTTATTGGATAAATCTGAGCATGAAATCAGACAAGCAATTGAACTTAATCCAGAAAATGAGGAATACCGGAAAATGTTCCAAGAGATTAAAAGGGATTCTCGGGAATTAGCGGCTTCATTTGAAGCCGCAGAAGATGCCATTTATGAAGCGCCTATGAGCGTTAAGGGTTCAAGCTCATCAACAAAGAGGTTGAGAGCATCGCCATTTTACTCAAGTGAAGCGGAAGGCGCGTTTTCTATGTATAAGAAAGACGAGGTACCTGTAGCTCCTGCGGCCATGGAGCCTAAAAAAGAAGAAAAAATTAAAGAGATATATTTATCCGGTTCAGGTTTAAAAGCCGGTTATTCCAACGATAATAAACAATTTAATTATTTTATTGATTATCTTAATAAATTCGCGCATCTCCAGCACTACCCTATCAATATTTCAGAAAGAATAATATTAACAGTCAAGGACATAAACGGTAATTCCCTGCCAAACGCGGAAATAAATATTTTCTCAAATAACAATTTAATTTCAAAAGGCCAGACGTATTCAGACGGTTCATTCATGTTTTTTCCATCCGAACACGCGGGAAATATCTCAAAATACAAGACAGTAATAAACTACGTGCAAACCAAAAAAGAAATTACCATAGAGAGAGCCGGCAAACGCGAGATTGAGGTTAAATTGGATTATCAAAAAAGTGCCAGTGAAAATGTCCCCATTGATATTCTTTTTATATTTGATGTAACAGGAAGCATGAAGGAAGAAATCGACAGGTTGAAATCTTCGATAGAACTCATAAAACTTAATATCGCGTCCATATCTTCAAAGCCGGAAGTGCGTTTCGGGATGGTCCTGTTTAGGGACAGGAGAGATGAATTTGTTACAAAAATTATCCCCCTGACCAAGGATCTAAATATCTTCCAGGAAGAATTAAATAAAGTCAAAACTGCCGGCGGCGGTGACGGGCCGGAGGATTTACAATCGGCGTTAAAAGACTCAATTCAACAGATTGACTGGAATAAAAACGGCATCAGGCTAAGTTTTATTGTAACAGATGCCCCGCCTCACCTGGATTACGGGCAAACATACACTTATGTCAATGCGGCAAAAGACGCGAAGGATAAAGGGATAAAAATTTACAGCGTGGGCACAGGCGGTTTGGACCCAATGGGAGAATACATACTTAGGCAATTATCACAATATACATCCGCTAAATACATATTTTTGACTTACGGTGAAAAAGGCGAAAGTGAGGGTGGGATGCCCGGCAGTGTCAGCCACCATACAGGTTCAAACTATGAAACGGATAAACTTGAAGCGATTATAATAAAAATCGCCAAGGAAGAGTTAAGCAATTTTACAGACCAGCCCGTTGAGGAAGGAGAAGATTATTTTATCGCGAATAAAATTGAAAGCGAAAAAAAAGAAGAAACGCTTAAAAAATTATTTGACATGGCCGCCTCTCAGTTAATTGATTATTCAAGTTACACCATTGATGACAATACCCCGGCGGCTGTTCTATCCATAAGCACGAAAGAAACAGCGCAAAATAAGAATGCCGAATATTTCACGGAACAGCTTATGCTTTCCTTGACCAAAAAAAGGAAATTCAAAATGGTTGAACGAAAAGACCTCCAGAACGCGGTAAAAGAAATGGAATTAAGCATGGCCGGTTTCATGGATGAAAAAAACGCCGTTAAAGTAGGAAATATGATCGGCGCCAAAATGCTTGTTTACGGAGATATGTATATCAAAGACGATAATTTTGAACTTTTCCTGAAATTAATGCGGGTTGAAACCGGGGAAATTCTTTCCGTCACAAAATCAAAAATAAATATGGGGCTTGGATTGTAA